AAACATTAATTCGTCAAACGGCCTTTGCCGTCTCGTCGGTTGAAACCCGACCAATCTTGACGGGTATACACTGGCATCTTGAAGACAGTGTCCTCACGTGTACTGCAACAGACAGTCACCGTCTTGCCATGCGAATGGCCAAGGTCGATGATAATGAGAATAACCTCAGCTTCTCGAATGTTGTCATCCCGGGTAAAACATTGACGGAGCTCAACAAAATCCTGAATGATACGGATGAACTGCTCGAAGTGGTTGTAGCCGGCAATCAGATTTTGTTTAAAGGCGACTATTTCCTTTTGTATTCACGGCTTCTTGAAGGAAATTATCCGGCGACCAAAAATATGATTCCAACAGGCAGCAAAACGTCAGTGAAGCTCGAAACGAAGCGTCTCCTCGATGCGATCGAGCGCGCGCTTCTTCTTTCACGGGAAGGGAAGAATAACGTTGTTCATGTCAAGAACTTGGAAAGCGGGGAACTCGAAATCACCTCGGTCACCCCGGAAGTCGGAAAAGTGACCGAACATGTGACGACAATGAGCTATGAAGGCGATGAACTGAAAATTTCGTTCAACGGAAAAAATCTGATCGATGCCCTGCGTGTGATGGAGGCCAGTGAAGTCCACATCAACTTTACCGGTGCGATGAGCCCTTTTGTATTAAAACCGATTGACGAAGACCATATGCTTCACCTCTTCAGCCCGGTGCGGACATACTGACTGTTATCTGTCGCCC
This genomic window from [Bacillus] selenitireducens MLS10 contains:
- the dnaN gene encoding DNA polymerase III subunit beta; the encoded protein is MKFTIQRDAFVQSVADVSKAISPRTTIQILTGIKIVADQDGITLTGSDSDLSIESFIPKEKDGEELVNIQEEGSIVLQARFFGDMIKKLPETSIEVAVNDQFIAQITSGGSVFNINGIDPDEYPRLPDVEEADLFRMPKNLLKTLIRQTAFAVSSVETRPILTGIHWHLEDSVLTCTATDSHRLAMRMAKVDDNENNLSFSNVVIPGKTLTELNKILNDTDELLEVVVAGNQILFKGDYFLLYSRLLEGNYPATKNMIPTGSKTSVKLETKRLLDAIERALLLSREGKNNVVHVKNLESGELEITSVTPEVGKVTEHVTTMSYEGDELKISFNGKNLIDALRVMEASEVHINFTGAMSPFVLKPIDEDHMLHLFSPVRTY